The following are encoded in a window of Pirellulales bacterium genomic DNA:
- a CDS encoding sigma-70 family RNA polymerase sigma factor: MNDDEQQALVERLKQGDGEALGQYLAAKGPQLLGYIVRQMGPGLRSRIEPEDLAQEVSAEAVRSLPAMELGDRDPFGWLCQIAQRRIVDAHRRLFGAQKRSAAREVSIDNRTDDSNRGGFINLLVASMTTASQAFSRGQREVKLLAALDELPEEQREALRLRYVEGLPSKEIAEKLGKSDGAVRVMLSRSLTKLQGILGPMLEK, encoded by the coding sequence ATGAACGATGACGAACAACAGGCCCTGGTCGAGCGTTTGAAGCAAGGCGATGGCGAGGCGCTCGGTCAGTACCTGGCCGCCAAGGGTCCGCAGTTGTTGGGCTATATCGTCCGCCAGATGGGACCCGGCCTGCGTTCGCGCATCGAGCCCGAGGACCTGGCGCAAGAGGTGAGCGCCGAAGCGGTTCGATCGCTGCCGGCGATGGAGCTGGGCGATCGCGATCCGTTTGGTTGGCTCTGTCAGATTGCCCAGCGCAGGATCGTCGACGCCCACCGCAGGCTGTTCGGCGCGCAAAAGCGTTCCGCCGCCCGCGAGGTGTCAATCGACAACCGCACGGACGATTCCAACCGCGGCGGGTTTATCAACCTGCTCGTTGCCAGCATGACTACGGCCAGCCAGGCGTTTTCGCGCGGTCAGCGCGAGGTGAAATTGCTGGCCGCACTCGACGAGTTGCCCGAAGAGCAGCGCGAAGCGCTGCGCCTGCGCTACGTCGAGGGGCTGCCGTCGAAGGAGATCGCCGAGAAGCTGGGGAAGTCGGACGGCGCGGTGCGGGTGATGCTGTCGCGCAGCTTGACCAAGCTGCAAGGCATCCTGGGCCCCATGCTGGAAAAGTGA